CGTGGTGGTCTCTATGATCCTATCATGGGTCCTTTAAATGATAAAGAAGCGTAAGTTTTCTtctatatgttggtttgggatAATTGATCTTGATTGCTCTGATAATCTTGTTTGTAGTTCCGAATGATGCGCTTTGGTTGCCTAAAGCTTTTATTGTCCTCTTTATGCAGTTGTGAATCATGTGGTCAACTCAAGCTTTGTTGTCCAGGACATTGTGGTCATATCGAGCTTGTCTATCCTATTTACCATCCTTTGCTCTTCAGTCTTCTTTACAATTTTTTGCAGAGGACCTGTTTCTTCTGTCATCACTTTATGGCAAAAGCGAATGacgtaagatatatatatatatgataagtttCATATAGTTGCGTCTCATTCGCACTTACTAATGCTTGATGCtcctttctcttgtttttttttttttttggttcaattgaaGGTTAAGAAATGTGTTTCTCAGCTGAAACTTATTATGAAGGGTGATGTAGTTTCCGCGAAGCAAGTGGAGGTTAAAAGTGACAGCACTTCTACTGAGTCAGAGAATAGTGACGTAAGCTGTGATTCAGGTTTAACCAATGATTCATCCCAAGAATGTGAAGATTCTGATATGGAAGACCAGAGATGGACATCTCTTCAGTTTGCTGAAGTCACTGCTGTCATGAAGAATTTTATGAAGTTGTCATCAAAGGAGTGTGATAAATGCAAAGCAAAAAATCCTAAATTGGAGAAACCTATGTTCGGATGGATTCGCATGGTATGTCCTCTTAAAAGTTATTGGATGTTCTTGAATCAAAATTTGTTCgtcaaagtaatttttttttatggtatgcataaatgaaaatttagtCCATGTTTctaattgggaaaaaaaaaaaaaaaagttcttgttCAATTAGGTAGATTAGCAAACTCATTCGATTCCAGATTGGCGAGTCTTTGGAGTTTTAGGTATTGATTGTTCCGTTTAGCCTTAATGTTTGCTCTgtagttttgtgtgtttatgaGAAGTGCCTTAGGAAGCATCATTAGCCGAATCCCATTAAATTCAGTATGCCCCTgttttcct
The Camelina sativa cultivar DH55 chromosome 6, Cs, whole genome shotgun sequence genome window above contains:
- the LOC104792059 gene encoding DNA-directed RNA polymerase I subunit 1-like, with the protein product MAQAQTTEGASQVVESVRFSFMTERDVRKHSFLKVTSPVLLDNVERPVRGGLYDPIMGPLNDKEACESCGQLKLCCPGHCGHIELVYPIYHPLLFSLLYNFLQRTCFFCHHFMAKANDVKKCVSQLKLIMKGDVVSAKQVEVKSDSTSTESENSDVSCDSGLTNDSSQECEDSDMEDQRWTSLQFAEVTAVMKNFMKLSSKECDKCKAKNPKLEKPMFGWIRMVCPLKSYWMFLNQNLFVKVIFFYGMHK